In Argopecten irradians isolate NY unplaced genomic scaffold, Ai_NY scaffold_0747, whole genome shotgun sequence, the genomic stretch GCCATCCGAAAAAAAACCGTAGCTGATCTGCTCCAGTCTATTTCGAAAAATTACAAAGCAGAAATGGACGTAAAGACTATCAACGATAGCTCAAAATCAAGTTCAATGAAGACTGAATACGCAATCCAAAAGATGAAATAACATTCACTAAATACCGCGTTTGCATTGTTACAATGATTCCCTAAGGAAAACACGGTCTTGAAGATATAACGAAATGTACGAAGAATCATGTAAATTGTGACAGAGTTATAACTACTGCATCTCTTACGTTGAAATCTGCTAAATTGAGCAATCATTTTCATAGGCTCATCGTTAGAGAATTCATTAAGCAGCGTTATATATTCAGTGACAATATATTAATTCTTATATGTTCACCCCCCTTTTGGTTAAGCTGCTGACCGACTCATCCGTAAATAAATTTCATGGACCCGCAAGATGAGAGGCTATTCTCGTTCTCCTTGTTGTCAGTTGCCATACGATGCACAATCACCCAGGATTGCAGGAATCCCAGAAAGACATAACTGTCCTTGGATTCATCTGTTCCGTCCTAACTTTTCCTATGTCCATAGCTTGATGCTGAAGGTTggtataaaataataacaaacatACCAACAGAATCTTCATCTACAAGTGTCTGACATAATTATCAAACAGAGAGCTTTTCAAAAGACTTAGAAATGCATGTGTGACGCACCTTTGCCAGAAACTTTActtatgaataattaattaaagtCCATACTGATCAATTGTTATGCGTCAACAGACAATCCTAATATTGTGATTCATTAAGTCCCTTTATACCGTATTATACTTACTTATGCACACACCTATGGAAGCAATCAAGAAATGCCATTTTCTATCTGCAGATGACGAAATGTTGTTTATGGAATCACCTTGTTGGTTTCTGCTCTGATGGAGCTTCTGTTAATTTTGGAATGAAGAGTGGTGTGGCGAAAAGACTAAACTGATGATTGCCCTTGGCTAATACCAATTTGGTGTCTTCCACACAGGTACTAGGCTATATTTAATTATTGTAGAAACGTCATGTACccattatttaattttatatgagATATTACTTCCAATGAAAACTTGTCTTTTAGTAGTATTTGATTTTAAGAAAGGTTTACTTGCTGTTAATGAATGCTATCAATTATAAACAACTTCATAAAATTACTACTATCTAtaagttacaaaaaaaaaactttattggATATATATTAACTGAAAAAGAACTTTCTGAGTCATTAAAAAACTGTTACATTGATTCAATGACAGATTAGAGCTTGCAGTGATGGACATGCTGAAAAAGTCAGATATGGGGGCCAAAGTCATTGATTTACTGCATCTGATTCCAAGTCAGAATCAAGACTCCATCCAAGTAAAAGGAACCGTTGGTCTCCACATACAGAAAAAAGCTTTGAAGAACCTTCTGCTTCCACCACAAGGAAAAACCAACCAGGATGTCGGACAATATTGTATTGTGCATCAGCATATGGAGCATTTAGCGGAGTCTTCAGCAAATGCAGAAATCAAAGGTAGAGCAAAGCACTTGACAAAGATAATGAAGTCCTTCAATTTCTTGGCTTATTGCCATCTCTTGTtggacattttgaaaattatcagTAGTCCGAGTTTTTCATTACAAAACCAACAAGACCATTCTGACAACAGCAACAAGTGCTATCAGGTCATGTATGACTGACCTACCATAACAACGATGAAGACATTACCTTTGCCCGATGGGGCTTTGGTTGATCTGATAGGGTTCCTCAAATCTCAGAATGCAGATCAGCACACATTTCAGACAGTTGTCTTGGGAGGTGTACCTGAAATAGCTGCTGATGATGATGCTAGTACTTATGACAATTTTTCCTTTGGCTTTAGAAGAAACTGTGTCACTGAACCACTTTCTCTTGTGATAGATGGAATGAAAAAGAGATATAAGAGTATAGTTGGGGAAGATGATCATGATGAACCTTCCAAGATAGTCAAGGCACTGAAATTACATTAGTGTTAATGTGCATGAGTTTATTTGTCTGTTAAATACATTAATTCTAcagtgtttgatattttatttttctgttaaaCAGGAATGGATGTAAAACTCCAGCTGTGCTTCCTGAGTGGAAGCTAATGAAAGTGCTTGTGAAGGGGGAATTTTCCGACAAGACCTTCACCTCATTATGGAGGTTGTTCCTGACAAAGGAGCCATACTCTGACACATATCAAGTAAATAATTTCCAAAAAGACTTTGGTTAAATAATATTGCAACTAAACTTACTTTGAaacaattttcataatatttatatattttaataatgttaAGATTAATTTGCTTctttgatttgatatttttgttagaaTGTCTTGATGTTGGTGAAGATAATGCTGTGTCTTCCTGTATCATCTGCCCAATGTGAAAGGACATTCTCTACCATGAACCGGATCAAGACTGATGTTAGGAGCTCTCTGAATATCACAACACTTGAGGACTTGATCCGTATTAGTGGAGAGGGTCCAGACATCCTGGATTTTGACCCAAAATCTGCAGTCCAGAAGTGGCTGTCCACTTCCAGGAAGGTGAAATTAAATTATGTAGGCTGGCCAGAGAACTGTGAGGATGATGATTAACCACACAAACCTGAAGATTGAGGACTAAATAAagacatttaaacaatttatagtttattttcattgtattttattCAAGCACTCAACAATTAGGATATAAAAACACATGCAGACATAATTAGCTCAGCTAGGCTGATTCAAAATATGCATCATCACtcaggctaccaagtttttcaATTGGCGCCTAGATTTTATAACCTGGTAGCCTAACAGGCcacctgaaaaaaaaatccactttGAGCCCTGCCTCTTGTCTTTCtatgctgcaaaacaatacttgttaactgatactgtggtcccaggaacttggtGACAGTAGccattaagaatggatattttcattaacatcaaattaacaaggaaaatgctaaaggtgctatataaaatcatttgacatataacatcataggaaatattagaatgggcttccaagattttagtatgtgtctctttattttacaccttggtgtccaaggagtCCAAACTGGAAtgaacaccagccaaatttatttcttattgtacaaaactacagtagtattgaccttataaatatattcctcctataCTCGAGACCGAGCCagttagtactttcagtactttgattattgaCTGTATTGCCCGATATACCATAAACACCAATACCACTTTCAGAAACAGATTTCGTAAATGATTCAATAAATGAAGACAACACTGGGTTTTgagaattaattattttgagtGGATCAATGTTCTTCAAAGAATCAAAGGAAATCCCGTTTTTCATCTTGTTTTGTAGTTCGTCTTGAATGTTCTCTTTCTCCTTAGCTACTATTCGCTTGACCATTTCTATACGTTTCTTTTGCGTGTCTATTACCTGATCAGCATCATTCTTCAGTTtctgtatttcatttttaagtTCATTTTTCTCACGTTGTAAATCATCGATCAAACCAGTataattttcagtatttttatgTAACTCACTTGGTTCTGTTTTTAAGGTTTCTATGGTGGTACACTTACTATTTATAGTTGAGTTTTTGTCGGCGTTTGCGCGATTTAGCTCCTGAACCTCACCAGCCAAAGATACAATCAAGTTTGCCGTTAGCAACGCCATTGCAGTTTTCATTCTTTTAAGCCAAGAAACACATCTGTCTGTATCATTTCCCTTGTGCTTGACCATATGACGTTTGCTGTCGCCTTTAACATCTTCGTCTGttatctttcttttcttctgAAAATAAAGACATTCAAATGTTAAAAACATTGGCATTATTAGTATTGTTAAATTGCATTGAAAGGAATATTTGTGTACCCCTTCAACCCACCCGTATCCAACTTATATACACATTGccaacttttaaaaatattaaatttaatatctgcattaatgaaatttattataaatatctacatgtatactcATCAAtatactttcattttcatttggaCCGAGTGTCTCTACCTCCGGGGAGGATACAATATTTTCACTGTCTTTGTTGTATGACTATCGCGGTCGATATCAGGACGCTGCTGTGAATATAAATC encodes the following:
- the LOC138313565 gene encoding uncharacterized protein — protein: MRGYSRSPCCQLPYDAQSPRIAGIPERHNCPWIHLFRPNFSYVHSLMLKSESRLHPSKRNRWSPHTEKSFEEPSASTTRKNQPGCRTILYCASAYGAFSGVFSKCRNQRNGCKTPAVLPEWKLMKVLVKGEFSDKTFTSLWRLFLTKEPYSDTYQNVLMLVKIMLCLPVSSAQCERTFSTMNRIKTDVRSSLNITTLEDLIRISGEGPDILDFDPKSAVQKWLSTSRKVKLNYVGWPENCEDDD